TGGATTATTGATTTTCATCTTATTGTTAATCATTGCTTTTTTACTGTTTTTTAACCTAAACCGATACCGTCAGCAACAAGCCAAAAAGATGATATTAGATACCTATGAGCTTATCCTTGATCAAGTTGATGCTTATATTTATTTAAAAGACACTCAATGCAAATATGTTTATGCGAATCAACTGACGCTTGACTACTTTGGTGTGACGCTTGAAAAGCTAAAGGGCACTTCCGATAGCGATTACTTTCCCGCGAATGTTGTAGATATTTTGCACGTGAATGACACTAAAGTGCTTAACTCGCAAAGTAAACTCTCTGACGATATTATTGTTGATACCCCAGCCTCGCTCATTGTATATCACGAAGTTAAACAACCCTTATATAACCATAAAGGCACATTAATTGGCCTCATCGGTATTTCTACCGATATTACCGCTGCTTATCATTTACGTTCAAAACTAGAGCGACTTGCTAATACCGATCCGTTAACGGGTTTGTTTAATCGTCGTTCATTTACGTCTTTTTGCGAACATGAGTTTTTTCGTGCTACTCGCTATTTTCAACCATTCTCGTTAATGATCATTGATATTGATTTATTCAAAAATGTGAATGATACCTATGGCCATTTAGTGGGTGATGAAGTGATTAAGCGCGTTGCCAATATATGCAATGAATATATTAGGGAGGCCGATGTATTGGCTCGAATTGGCGGTGAAGAGTTTGCTATTTTATTACCCGATACTGATATTGACTCTGCTTATATCTTGGCTGAACGGTTAAGAGAAGCTCAACAACAGTACGACGAACAAAAAGCTCCTTCGATAACCATTAGTATTGGCGTTGCAACCTTACGTTCTCAGGATAAAGCATTTTTAGAGATATTTAAGCGGGCAGATAAAGCGTTGTACTCATCAAAAAATATCGGTCGCAATAGTGTCAATGTCGCGTAATGGCAAGTGCTTGATAACCATTTCAGTCAGATGGCAAAGTGAGATTTAATCGCGTTTTATTCTCTTCAAACAATGCGGCGGCATCACGTAATCGTTTATAGACCTTAAAAATTGTTAATTTAAGTTGCGCGCAATTAGTTATCGTGATTATCATATAGCTAAGCAAAACAAATTAAACTCAAAATTTTGAGTCATTTTGTGCGTTAGAACTCAATATGACTAGGCAGTTTTAGCCTAAATTGATCCAGTTGTCGTTTTAGATCGGTGATTTCAGACATTTCGATACCGCATTGTTCAAGAATACATAGGTGGATTTGTTCTGCTTGGGGCTGCAGTTGATGACCTTTTTCAGTTAATTGCATGCACAAGGTCCGTTCATCTAAGGGCTCGCGAATGCGCTTTAGCAGGCCATCAGTTTCGAGACGTTTTATGACCGGTGTTAATGCACCCGATTGCTGCCCGAGTTTGCTGGCCAAGGTTTTTAAACTTAGACCATCTTGCTCCCAGAGGACTAACATCACCAAATATTGAGTGTAAGTTAGCCCAATAGAGTCTAGTAACGGTTTGTACAGTTGGGTAATAGCCAATGACGTTGAATAAACAGCAAAACACAACTGATTTTCGAGTAATAGATGTTTGTTTTTATTCATATCAATCGCTTAGCTCGCAAAGTTGTTGACCATATTTGAATTGATCAACTTAAGTAAAAGATCGTATTATTTGGCCTCGGTTGTTTATTGTACCAGTGTTTAGTTGATATCAGTATTACAGCGGTAATCAACTTTTAGCAACCGAGGTCATATTGTCTTCTCAAGTACCACTTTATGGTGCTTATGTTATTTAAAGGACACAAGATGAACACTCAAAATCGTCGTATAGTACTTGCCAGCCGTCCACAAGGTGAGCCAGTGGCTAATAATTTCCGTTTAGAAACCGTCAACAAACCTGTACCAGCAGAAGGTGAGGTGTTATTGCGCGCGGTGTATTTATCGCTTGATCCTTACATGCGTGGCCGTATGAATGACGCCAAATCATATGCAGATCCAGTAGCAATTGACGATGTGATGGTGGGCGCTGCGGTATCACAAGTGGAAGAGTCTAATCATCCTGATTATAAAGTGGGTGAGTGGGTGTTAGCGTTTGGTGGTTGGCAAGATTATTTAGTCTCTAATGGTGAAGGACTGATGAAATTGGGCGATAACCCAAGCCATCCTTCTTATGCGTTGGGTATTATGGGCATGCCAGGCTTTACTGCGTATATGGGGCTATTAGACATTGGCGCGCCTAAAGCGGGCGAAACCGTTGTGGTTGCCGCAGCTACTGGGCCTGTTGGCGCAACGGTTGGCCAAATTGCTAAGTTGAAAGGCTGTCGAGTTGTTGGTATCGCCGGTGGCGCAGAAAAATGTCGCTACGCAAAAGAAGTATTAGGCTTTGATGAATGTATTGACCATAAAGCGGCTGATTTTGCGCAGCAACTGACAGCCCATTGTGATAACGGCATTGATGTGTATTTTGAAAACGTTGGCGGCAAGGTGTTTGATGCGGTAATGCCATTACTCAACACTGGTGCTCGAGTGCCAGTGTGTGGCTTAATTTCTCAGTACAACGCAACTTCATTACCCGAGGGACCTGATCGTTTGTCATTACTGATGGGCACATTGCTGGTTAAGCGCATTAAGATGCAAGGCTTTATTATTTTTGACGATTATGGCGACCGCTATCCAGAGTTTGCCAAAGATATGGGCCAATGGCTTGGTGAAGGTAAGATTCAATATCGTGAACAAATTGTCGATGGTCTTGAAAATATGACTACAGCCTTTATCGGGCTATTAAAAGGCGAAAACTTCGGCAAGGTTGTCATTAAAGTAAACAATCCTCTGTAATCTAAGTGATTACAACTAAACATACAGTATTTAAGGAATCACTATGAAAGTATTAATGGTATTAACTTCGCACGATAAATTAGGCGACACTGGCGAGAAAACCGGTTTTTGGTTAGAAGAATTAGCGGCTCCATACTACGCATTTACCGATAAAGGTGTTGAGGTAGTGCTAACATCTCCTAAAGGTGGTTTACCGCCATTGGATCCTACAAGTGATAAAGTTGATTTTCAAACTGACTCTACGCGTCGTTTTACAGCCGATACTAAAGCGCAAGCATTACTAGCCAATACACTCACATTGGCATCAATTGACGTAGCAGATTATGACGCGGTATTTTATCCAGGCGGTCATGGTCCATTATGGGATTTAACCAATGACAAAGACTCTATTGCATTAATTGAACAGTGCTACAAAACAGATAAACTTTTAGGTTTAGTATGTCATGCACCGGCTGCACTTAAGTACCCTAAAAAGCCAGACGGAACGCCACTCGTTGCCGGTAAAAATGTCACTGGTTTTACTAATGGTGAAGAAGAAGCTGTACAGTTAACTAACGTTGTACCGTTTTTAGTTGAAGATATGTTGCAGCAAAATGGCGCGACTTATTCTAAGGGTGACGACTGGCATCCATATGCAGTAGTTGACGGTAAACTCGTTACCGGTCAGAACCCTGCATCGTCTGAACTAGTGGCAGAGAAAATGTTAGCTTTACTAAGCTAATCTGCTGTTTAGTTTAGTGGTTACAGTTAACTGTAACTCGAAATAACAGAATACGTAGATTGATAGAAGCAAATCCAGTGAGTTGTTCATTGGGTTTATTTTTTATCACTAACAATACAAGGATGGCTTAATGATTAAACTACATCATTTAAATAAATCACGTTCAAAACGCATTATTTGGTTATTAGAAGAATTGGGAGTGGACTATGAGCTGGTTGCTTACCAGCGTGATGCAACCACATTTTTAGCGCCAGAGTCGTTAAAAGCGGTTCATCCATTAGGTAAATCACCAGTATTAGAAGCGAGCGGTTATACCATTGCTGAGTCGGGCGCGATTACCGAGTATTTAATTCAAACCTATGGCGCTGATAAACTGATGCCAGCACTCGGCACAGCAGATTATATCGATTACTTACAATGGATGCATTTTGCTGAAAGCTCGGCTGCTTTGCCACTATTGCTGAGAATTTTTGTTAAAATGGATGGCGCAGAAACCCGTTTTATCGGTGGCTATGCCGATGCAGAAACGGCAAAAGTCATCAGCTATGTTAACGACCGCTTAGAAGGTAAGTCATACCTAGTCGGTAACCGTCTTAGCGGTGCAGATATTATGATGTCGTTTATTGCAGAGCTTGTTGGCCAAAACGGTGAGTTTGACAAGTATCCTAATATTGCTAAGTACTATCAACAACTAATGAGCCATGCATCGTTTAAAAAAGCGATGCAAATAGAAGCTGAACACGATCGATAATGATTAGATTGTATCGGCACTAAAAAGACGAACTGAGTTCGTCTTTTTTCATTTAGGTGTGAGTACTGTTCATTCACATCGTCTTATCCTTTGTGATGTTTTTTGCGCTGTCAGGCAAGCCTTGTGCATTATAAGTGGTGGCATATTTTGGTTAAAGTTTGTTCGCTATCATACTAAGGTGTTAGTATAGGGGTCGTGTTCGTGTGTAAAAAAAGGCTAGATTATGTCGACTTTATCTGATGAAGAGCTCGCTTATTTTAGCGGTGTATTTTCGCCGGAAGATGACAGTACCGATAATGCTTTATCGAGACATTCATTAAGTGTTGCGACTGAAATACCGCAAGTGCTTGCTCATATTTTGGGGAATGCCAAATTAACCTTATTGGCAGAAATTAGTTATTACCGTTTATGGTTTCCATTAACCTTAAAGCAAGATGAGCTTGGGCAATTTTTGCCTGAGTTGGGTATTCCTGAAGTGATTGATATGCGCGGCGGTGAACGTAGCTGGCGGCTCAATAATGTCAAAAATATAAAAGTCATTGATAACGATACGGCTAAATTTGTTGAGGTACTCTCTTTATCGAGTTCAGGCATGACCATTAAAGTGCCGCAAGAGCTTAACGATAAAGTGCCACGCTTAACACAGCTAATTTTACCTAATGGTGTGCACCTCGATATGGTGTTTGAACCGGTACGAACTGAAAATGGGGTAATGGCAGCAAAAATTAGTGCTGAAGGTGAATCCCGTGAAATATTGCGTCAATTTTTGTTTAGCGAACATAAGGCTAAGTATTCGCACCTTTACAAAAATATTAACCGCTAACCATAAAATCTTTGGCTAACATGGTTTTAACGGCATTGATAAATTCATCATCACTTTTTGCCTGAATTAATTGGCACAACTCATCACCTACAGTGGTAAATCGATAATACGTAAATAGTAAGTGCTGATGCTTAGGTTTGAGCGACAAAGTGGCATTACACATAGTTAACTGAATATGTTCACTACTGCTTAATAGTCCGGTTTCAAACTCGCTTTTATGTAAAATTCCCGCATCGACTAAGGTAAGAATACTCGAATAAGGTAAGCCGAATTGGGACAGGCCGAAGTTAGTGTGAGTATGCTTACGAAAATATTGTTTCATCCCACCATTAATACGATAACTACTGAGTAATTTAAATCTGGGCTCGGTATTAATTTTAACTGACATGCCTAAGGCTTTTTCAAATATCAGTGCTTCTCGAAACGTCAGTTGCAGTAATACCGCTAAAGTTCTAAGGCTAAAGTTACCTGGGTTAACGACTTCACTGGCTAAAATTCTGGCCCACAAATCCTGCATTTTACGGTTATGAATTTGTTCAGCCATTTGAAAAAATTGATAGCGCCAATCTGGATCTAATTCGACTCCTGTTACATCGGATGGTGTGTAATTGAGTGCTAAGGCAAAAATGCTTTCAAGGTTGGTCTGATGCTGGCTGAGTTGCTTGCGTTGACGGTGCTCAGCACGCTCGGCAACGGAGGCTGTTGAAGGGCGATAATCTTCCTCGCTGGCTAAGCCGATAATGCGCCCGAGTAATAAGGTTTTTTTGCGTGCGGACACTTGAGTATTGTCATCTTGTGTTGCCGTCACATCAATATCAGTCATCATTAACTCCCTTTATGCATTACACTTTCGCCATGTTTGTATGGTATGACATCTGTGCTAAATCTTTTAGTGTTTTGTCATTAACGGTGACCATAAGGCTTCTTTACCAGGCTCCGGATGACGCGGCACATTGAATGCTAGTGCGAGTGAGCATACGGCAAACCCAGTGCCTATGAAGAATACTGCTTTAGGCGAACTGAGCCATAAAATGCCTAATAAAACAGGGATAATTACCGCGGCAATATGGTTAATGGTAAAGCTGACCGACATGGTTGAAGCAATATCTTGTTTATCGGCAATTTTTTGAAAATAGGTTTTCATCGCAATCGCCATAGCAAAAAGCAGGTGATCAATCACATACAATCCAGCCGCAATATTGGCATCGCTGACATAAGCGTAACTACTGAAAATAATCACTAAGCCAACGTATTCGATAATTAACGCGTTACGTTCACCCATTTTTCCAATAAAGCGACCAATGGTGGGGGCAAAGAGTAAGTTAACGACATAGTTAATTAAGAATAAAGCGGTGATTTCAGACACAGAATAGCCAAATTTTTCAACCATCATGAAGCCAGCAAACACCATAAAAATTTGCCTGCGCGCTCCAGAGAAAAAGGTTAGTAAGTAATAAAGCCAGTAGCGTTTTCTCAGTATTAAGTGTTTGTGTTGAATGGAGCCTATGGCAAAACGAGGAAAATACACTGCCATAATGAACACCATAACTAATCCACATCCGCCAATAATGCTATACATCCAGATGTAATCTAGACTCAGCCAGTTCATTATTAACCAAATTGACCCATAGCCGACAAGTGCTGCAGCGGAGCGCCACGCTAACGCTTTGCCCATAAAGCCAGGTGCATCGGCTTTATCTACCCACTGTAACGTAAGCGATTGATTTATTGTCTCAAAATAATGAAATCCAATCGACATGAGTATCGTTGTTAAATACAACCCGATGACATCAGGAAACCAGCCGGTAATTCCCACTCCAATGCACAATAGTGCCAAGGATGATAAGGCAAAAGTTTGCTCTTTGATCAGCAGCAATACAAACACCGCGGTAAAAGCTAAAAATCCAGGTACCTCTCTTAAACTCTGCAGTAATCCAATCTCAGCGCCAGTGAATGCGGCGCGTTCAATAACAAAGTTATTTAACAAAGCCTGCCAAACTGCAAACACCATGGACATTACAAAGGTCATCCATAGCAGCAAATGTTGTGGATTAGTGCGCTCAATACGGGCCGATTTACCACTAAAGAGGGCAGTATTACTGA
The nucleotide sequence above comes from Shewanella sp. Arc9-LZ. Encoded proteins:
- a CDS encoding GGDEF domain-containing protein, coding for MSLEIVGLLIFILLLIIAFLLFFNLNRYRQQQAKKMILDTYELILDQVDAYIYLKDTQCKYVYANQLTLDYFGVTLEKLKGTSDSDYFPANVVDILHVNDTKVLNSQSKLSDDIIVDTPASLIVYHEVKQPLYNHKGTLIGLIGISTDITAAYHLRSKLERLANTDPLTGLFNRRSFTSFCEHEFFRATRYFQPFSLMIIDIDLFKNVNDTYGHLVGDEVIKRVANICNEYIREADVLARIGGEEFAILLPDTDIDSAYILAERLREAQQQYDEQKAPSITISIGVATLRSQDKAFLEIFKRADKALYSSKNIGRNSVNVA
- a CDS encoding MarR family winged helix-turn-helix transcriptional regulator gives rise to the protein MNKNKHLLLENQLCFAVYSTSLAITQLYKPLLDSIGLTYTQYLVMLVLWEQDGLSLKTLASKLGQQSGALTPVIKRLETDGLLKRIREPLDERTLCMQLTEKGHQLQPQAEQIHLCILEQCGIEMSEITDLKRQLDQFRLKLPSHIEF
- a CDS encoding NADP-dependent oxidoreductase; its protein translation is MNTQNRRIVLASRPQGEPVANNFRLETVNKPVPAEGEVLLRAVYLSLDPYMRGRMNDAKSYADPVAIDDVMVGAAVSQVEESNHPDYKVGEWVLAFGGWQDYLVSNGEGLMKLGDNPSHPSYALGIMGMPGFTAYMGLLDIGAPKAGETVVVAAATGPVGATVGQIAKLKGCRVVGIAGGAEKCRYAKEVLGFDECIDHKAADFAQQLTAHCDNGIDVYFENVGGKVFDAVMPLLNTGARVPVCGLISQYNATSLPEGPDRLSLLMGTLLVKRIKMQGFIIFDDYGDRYPEFAKDMGQWLGEGKIQYREQIVDGLENMTTAFIGLLKGENFGKVVIKVNNPL
- a CDS encoding type 1 glutamine amidotransferase domain-containing protein, encoding MKVLMVLTSHDKLGDTGEKTGFWLEELAAPYYAFTDKGVEVVLTSPKGGLPPLDPTSDKVDFQTDSTRRFTADTKAQALLANTLTLASIDVADYDAVFYPGGHGPLWDLTNDKDSIALIEQCYKTDKLLGLVCHAPAALKYPKKPDGTPLVAGKNVTGFTNGEEEAVQLTNVVPFLVEDMLQQNGATYSKGDDWHPYAVVDGKLVTGQNPASSELVAEKMLALLS
- a CDS encoding glutathione S-transferase family protein; the protein is MIKLHHLNKSRSKRIIWLLEELGVDYELVAYQRDATTFLAPESLKAVHPLGKSPVLEASGYTIAESGAITEYLIQTYGADKLMPALGTADYIDYLQWMHFAESSAALPLLLRIFVKMDGAETRFIGGYADAETAKVISYVNDRLEGKSYLVGNRLSGADIMMSFIAELVGQNGEFDKYPNIAKYYQQLMSHASFKKAMQIEAEHDR
- a CDS encoding TIGR03899 family protein, producing the protein MTDIDVTATQDDNTQVSARKKTLLLGRIIGLASEEDYRPSTASVAERAEHRQRKQLSQHQTNLESIFALALNYTPSDVTGVELDPDWRYQFFQMAEQIHNRKMQDLWARILASEVVNPGNFSLRTLAVLLQLTFREALIFEKALGMSVKINTEPRFKLLSSYRINGGMKQYFRKHTHTNFGLSQFGLPYSSILTLVDAGILHKSEFETGLLSSSEHIQLTMCNATLSLKPKHQHLLFTYYRFTTVGDELCQLIQAKSDDEFINAVKTMLAKDFMVSG
- a CDS encoding MFS transporter; the encoded protein is MSNISNTALFSGKSARIERTNPQHLLLWMTFVMSMVFAVWQALLNNFVIERAAFTGAEIGLLQSLREVPGFLAFTAVFVLLLIKEQTFALSSLALLCIGVGITGWFPDVIGLYLTTILMSIGFHYFETINQSLTLQWVDKADAPGFMGKALAWRSAAALVGYGSIWLIMNWLSLDYIWMYSIIGGCGLVMVFIMAVYFPRFAIGSIQHKHLILRKRYWLYYLLTFFSGARRQIFMVFAGFMMVEKFGYSVSEITALFLINYVVNLLFAPTIGRFIGKMGERNALIIEYVGLVIIFSSYAYVSDANIAAGLYVIDHLLFAMAIAMKTYFQKIADKQDIASTMSVSFTINHIAAVIIPVLLGILWLSSPKAVFFIGTGFAVCSLALAFNVPRHPEPGKEALWSPLMTKH